One region of Rhodocaloribacter litoris genomic DNA includes:
- a CDS encoding acyl-CoA synthetase yields MTRPPFIRTDWLERNALYGPDRPALTWVPDGTTWTFARLHEEGEALAAALADRFGLRKGDRVAILAENRPEHVLLFVACQKAGWILVPLNYRLAVPELAYQVADSAPALLVYDAAYAGTARKLGTETLLPLETLRTWAASGARLGARPSIGLDDPLMILYTSGTTGRPKGALITHGMIAWNAFNTIHRLDLTGRDVSFNAAPFYHTGGWNVLLTPFLFKGGHTYLLDGFDPERILRLCDEAGITILWGVPTMLRMLADHPRFEDTSFETVRYAIVGGEAMPEPLIRRWHAKGVPIRQGFGMTEVGVNCFSLPESDALRKIGSIGFPNFYIETRIVDEEGHDVETGEVGELLMRGPVVTPGYWRRPEATAEAIDADGWFHTGDLVRRDAEGYFYVVGRKKDMYISGGENVYPAEIEAVLRAHPDVADVAVVGVPDPKWGEAGAAFLVLKPGRTLTPDAVRAYVRAHLAGYKVPRHVFFLEALPVGPTGKCDKQSLREQALSALPS; encoded by the coding sequence ATGACGAGGCCCCCCTTCATCCGCACCGACTGGCTGGAGCGCAACGCGCTGTACGGGCCGGACCGCCCGGCCCTCACCTGGGTGCCGGACGGCACCACCTGGACCTTTGCCCGGCTGCACGAGGAAGGCGAAGCCCTGGCCGCCGCCCTCGCGGACCGCTTCGGCCTGCGGAAAGGCGATCGCGTCGCGATCCTGGCGGAAAACCGGCCCGAGCACGTACTGCTGTTCGTGGCCTGCCAGAAGGCGGGCTGGATCCTGGTGCCGCTGAATTACCGGCTGGCCGTGCCCGAACTGGCCTATCAGGTAGCGGACAGCGCACCGGCGCTGCTGGTCTACGACGCCGCGTACGCCGGCACGGCCCGGAAGCTGGGCACCGAGACCTTGCTTCCGCTGGAGACGCTCCGCACGTGGGCCGCTTCCGGGGCCCGCCTCGGAGCGCGGCCGTCGATCGGCCTGGACGATCCGCTCATGATCCTCTACACCTCCGGCACGACGGGCCGCCCGAAAGGTGCGCTCATCACGCACGGCATGATCGCCTGGAACGCCTTCAACACCATCCACCGGCTGGACCTGACGGGTCGGGACGTCTCCTTCAACGCAGCGCCGTTCTACCATACGGGCGGCTGGAACGTGCTGCTGACGCCCTTCCTGTTCAAAGGCGGTCATACGTACCTGCTCGACGGTTTCGACCCGGAGCGGATCCTCCGGCTCTGTGACGAGGCCGGCATCACGATCCTGTGGGGCGTGCCCACCATGCTCCGGATGCTGGCCGACCATCCCCGGTTCGAGGATACATCGTTCGAGACGGTCCGCTATGCCATCGTGGGGGGCGAGGCCATGCCCGAGCCCCTCATCCGGCGCTGGCACGCGAAGGGCGTCCCGATCCGCCAGGGGTTCGGGATGACGGAGGTGGGCGTCAACTGCTTCTCGCTGCCCGAGTCCGACGCCCTCCGAAAGATCGGCTCCATCGGCTTCCCCAACTTCTATATCGAGACACGGATCGTGGACGAAGAGGGGCACGACGTGGAGACCGGCGAGGTGGGCGAGCTACTGATGCGCGGGCCGGTGGTGACGCCCGGCTACTGGCGACGCCCCGAGGCGACGGCCGAGGCCATCGACGCGGACGGCTGGTTCCACACGGGCGACCTGGTGCGGCGGGATGCCGAAGGGTATTTCTACGTGGTGGGTCGCAAAAAAGACATGTACATCAGCGGCGGGGAGAACGTCTATCCGGCCGAGATCGAGGCCGTGCTCCGGGCACATCCGGACGTGGCCGATGTCGCCGTAGTGGGGGTCCCCGACCCGAAGTGGGGCGAGGCCGGGGCCGCTTTTCTGGTCCTGAAGCCCGGGCGGACGCTCACGCCCGATGCCGTGCGGGCCTACGTCCGGGCGCATCTGGCCGGCTACAAGGTGCCCCGCCACGTGTTTTTCCTGGAGGCCCTGCCGGTCGGCCCCACCGGCAAGTGCGACAAGCAATCGCTGCGAGAACAGGCGCTGAGCGCGCTCCCATCATGA
- a CDS encoding sodium:solute symporter family transporter yields the protein MLTDHTIGWGFFLAYLLLVGGAALLGMRGARGLAGFSVGSRTVSPVMVGLSLAANLTSAATFVINPGLVYLYGWAGYLGYGLATPLGILVGLIVLSRRFRQLGDRHAALTLPQWIATRFGDRRLGVLYALLSLLLVTFMILIVVGLARVLASVLGIGLVVALVLTIAIPLVYLLLGGAGAHTLTNTAQALIMLVVAVLLIGSGLAYWEGGLSGLLARLAAIDPNLARPVNPESLLFRSLFEVFVANFVVGVAVITQPHLLSKALYLRSEADVGRYLLVGFGVAFVFFSVLLTGLYARLLMPDAGLVADAVIPTYLVERFGPVVRGLITIGLLAAGYSTLEGLMVALAAIVANDLYRSWALLRGIAPEVAERRALRLGKLTLVVLAPVLFVLGYDQLTPALSVAILAQNGVYALFAATFAPVLMGVLGVALRPRVVVAAALSALVIHFGIYYGQLGPYWNNPAVPATWAVLGSTAVALLGRWTQKKAAQPAT from the coding sequence ATGCTGACGGACCATACCATCGGCTGGGGATTTTTTCTGGCCTACCTGCTGCTGGTGGGGGGCGCGGCCCTGCTGGGGATGCGCGGGGCGCGGGGGCTGGCAGGCTTCTCCGTCGGAAGCCGCACCGTCAGCCCGGTGATGGTGGGGCTCTCGCTGGCGGCCAACCTGACCAGCGCGGCCACCTTCGTGATCAACCCGGGGCTGGTCTACCTCTACGGCTGGGCGGGTTACCTGGGCTACGGCCTCGCCACACCGCTGGGCATCCTGGTGGGCCTGATCGTGCTGAGCCGCCGCTTCCGTCAACTGGGCGACCGTCATGCCGCCCTGACGCTACCGCAATGGATCGCAACCCGTTTCGGCGACCGGCGCCTCGGTGTCCTCTACGCGCTGCTGAGCCTGCTGCTCGTCACGTTCATGATCCTGATCGTGGTGGGGCTGGCCCGGGTGCTCGCCAGCGTGCTGGGCATCGGGCTGGTCGTGGCGCTGGTGCTGACCATCGCCATCCCGCTGGTGTACCTGCTGCTGGGCGGCGCGGGCGCGCACACGCTGACGAACACGGCGCAGGCGCTGATCATGCTGGTCGTGGCCGTGCTGCTGATCGGGTCGGGGCTGGCCTACTGGGAAGGCGGCCTGTCCGGCCTGCTGGCGCGGCTGGCCGCCATCGACCCGAACCTGGCGCGTCCGGTCAACCCCGAGAGCCTCCTGTTTCGCAGTTTGTTCGAAGTGTTCGTGGCCAACTTCGTGGTCGGCGTGGCCGTCATCACCCAGCCGCACCTGCTCTCGAAGGCGCTCTACCTGCGCTCGGAGGCCGACGTGGGGCGCTACCTGCTGGTCGGCTTCGGCGTGGCGTTCGTCTTTTTCTCGGTGCTGCTGACCGGGTTGTACGCCCGGCTGCTGATGCCGGACGCCGGGCTGGTGGCCGATGCGGTCATCCCGACCTACCTGGTCGAGCGCTTCGGACCCGTCGTGCGCGGCCTGATCACCATCGGGCTGCTGGCGGCCGGCTACTCGACGCTGGAGGGGCTGATGGTGGCGCTGGCGGCCATCGTCGCCAACGACCTGTACCGGTCCTGGGCCCTGCTCCGGGGCATCGCGCCCGAGGTGGCCGAGCGGCGGGCACTCCGGCTGGGCAAGCTCACGCTGGTGGTGCTGGCCCCCGTGCTGTTCGTGCTCGGCTACGACCAGCTCACACCGGCCCTCTCGGTGGCGATTCTGGCGCAGAATGGCGTCTATGCGCTGTTTGCCGCCACGTTCGCGCCGGTGTTGATGGGGGTGCTGGGCGTCGCGCTCCGGCCGCGGGTGGTGGTGGCGGCGGCGCTGTCTGCGCTGGTCATCCACTTCGGCATCTACTACGGACAGCTCGGCCCCTACTGGAACAACCCGGCCGTCCCTGCCACCTGGGCCGTGCTGGGCAGCACGGCCGTCGCCCTGCTGGGCCGGTGGACGCAGAAAAAAGCAGCGCAACCGGCGACATGA
- a CDS encoding 3-oxoacyl-ACP synthase III family protein: MARAQIIGTGMYAPPRVVTNAYFNDYYGEDVDSFLRTQRNIRERRYAGDRQTTSDLVVEAARAALAEAGMTPEDLALIIVATDTPDYLSPATATVVQHKLEARRAGTFDVNAACAGFVTALDIGRRFVEDGVGPVLVAGGYLMSRFLDFSQRNIATLFADGAGAVVLAPATGDEPGILLSRLEAEGQYHGHMGIYAGGACAPNGHQVLSFRQKFPKTYNVDHWTRLVRRLSDELGVQPEAVDHLFFTQINVLSIRETLETLGLPETRTHYVMDRFGYTGSACIPMVLADAARAHRLRRGDLVYLIASGGGAALAAMALRWAYDT; encoded by the coding sequence ATGGCACGAGCACAGATCATTGGAACCGGGATGTACGCACCGCCGCGGGTGGTGACGAACGCCTACTTCAACGACTACTACGGCGAAGACGTCGATAGCTTCCTCCGCACCCAGCGAAACATCCGGGAGCGGCGATATGCCGGCGACAGGCAGACGACGTCGGACCTGGTGGTAGAAGCGGCCCGGGCGGCGCTGGCGGAGGCCGGTATGACGCCGGAGGACCTGGCGCTGATCATCGTAGCAACCGACACGCCGGACTATCTGTCGCCGGCCACGGCCACGGTGGTGCAGCACAAGCTCGAGGCGCGACGCGCCGGCACGTTCGACGTCAACGCCGCCTGCGCCGGCTTCGTGACGGCGCTCGACATCGGGCGTCGGTTTGTCGAGGACGGGGTCGGGCCGGTGCTGGTGGCCGGCGGCTACCTGATGAGCCGGTTCCTCGACTTCTCGCAGCGCAACATCGCCACGCTGTTTGCCGACGGTGCCGGAGCCGTGGTGCTGGCCCCCGCCACCGGCGACGAGCCCGGCATCCTGCTGTCCCGGCTGGAGGCGGAGGGACAGTACCACGGCCACATGGGCATCTACGCCGGCGGCGCCTGCGCCCCGAACGGCCACCAGGTGCTGTCCTTCCGCCAGAAATTTCCCAAAACGTACAACGTAGACCACTGGACGCGTCTGGTGCGCCGGCTCTCGGACGAATTGGGCGTGCAGCCGGAAGCGGTCGACCACCTGTTCTTCACCCAGATCAACGTACTCAGCATCCGGGAGACGCTGGAGACGCTGGGTCTGCCGGAGACGCGCACCCATTACGTGATGGATCGCTTCGGGTACACGGGCAGCGCCTGCATCCCGATGGTGCTGGCCGACGCGGCCCGCGCGCACCGCCTGCGACGCGGCGACCTGGTGTACCTGATCGCTTCGGGCGGCGGCGCAGCGCTGGCGGCCATGGCGCTCCGCTGGGCCTACGACACCTGA